The Candidatus Zixiibacteriota bacterium genome includes the window CTTCTCGCTCTGCTCGAGTCCCGCACCGGGAGCATGTGGTGCTCCCACGATATCGGGAGCACGAATTACGGGAGCATCATCGATCTCAAGCGAAAAATCTTCCGGTTCCAGCGGCTCACCGGCCGCCAGGATCACCGCCCGCTCAAGCACGTTGCGAAGCTCCCGTATATTGCCGGGCCAGTCGTAGTGACGAAACAGTTCCTTGACCCCGGCACTGAGACGGGCGTGTGGAAACTGTTGCCGGGCCAGAAAATATTCCGCCAGTTCCAGGACGTCGTCCTCTCGTTCCGACAGCGATGGCATATTGATCGGAAAAACCGCCAGCCTGAAATAGAGGTCCTCGCGAAACGCGCCTGTCCGGGTGGCCTCTTTGAGATCACGGTTGGTGGCCGCGATTATCCGGACATCGATAGCGACCGTATCGAGGCCCCCTACCCGCACCAGCTTCCGTTCTTCGATGACCCGAAGAAGCTTGGACTGCATGTTAGGGGACATCTCGCCGATCTCATCGAGGAAGATCGTCCCCCCCTCGGCCAATTCGAACCGACCCCGTTTGCGGGCCACCGCGCCCGTGAAGGCTCCCCGTTCATGGCCAAATAGCTCCGATTCCAAAAGGGTCTCGGTGATGGCGGCGCAGTTCACGGCTATGAACGGCTGCGAGTGACGTGGTGAAAGATCATGGATCATCCGGGCGGCCAGTTCTTTACCGGTGCCGGACTTGCCGGTCAGGAGAACGGTGGTCTCGGTTCGGGCCACTTGTTCAACTAATCTGCGGACGTTGACGGCCGCTGGTGATGTCCCAATAAACCGGTCGGCGAATCCGGCGGCGGCCACCTGTCGAAAGTGGTCGCTGAGGGATCGCTGCTTTTGCTGATCTACGAGTTTCTTGACCAACAGGGTGAGTTCGTCGAGCGAAAAAGGCTTCAGGAGATAGTCGGCGGCCCCTTTTTTCATGGCGCTGACGGCGCTTTCGACTGTCCCGTAGGCGGTCATCATGACCACCTCGGTCCCCTCCTTTTCGAGCGCCTTCTCAAGTACGACCATTCCCGAGATCTCCGGCATGGAGAGATCGGTGATGACAATATCGAACGCGTGTTTTGCCAGGAGTGTTAGCGCTTCGGCTGGTTTGGTGGTGGTGGTGACGGTATGCCCCGAATCTTCGAGCGTTCCGCAGATGAGGGAAGTCATTTTGGGTTCGTCATCGACGACCAGTATGCGCGCCATGGCTATGTTGTCGTCCGTTTCGGCAGTTCGATTATAGCAGTCGTGCCGGTAGCTTCACGGCTGTCAAGTCTCAGAGTTCCGCCCATCTCCTCAATGATCTTGCGGCTTACATAGAGCCCAAGCCCTGAGCCGGTTTGCCGCGTAGTATAAAACGGTTCAAACAGCCGCTTAAGCTCTTTTTTGCCTATTCCCGGCCCGTGGTCAGAAACTCTGATAATAACAGTGTTGCCGACCTCATCCGCTGACAGTCCGATCGCCATCGGCCTATCGGAGGCAAGGCAAGCCTCGGCGCCGTTGATGAGGAGATTCAGGATCACCTGGCGAAGCGAACGCGGGTGACCGGTCATTGGCATGACCGACGACGGCGGACTGCCGAACCAGATCAGTTCGTGGGATGCATACTTCTCGGAAAGATGACGTTTGCTGCTGGCCAATAGCTCGGTCAGGTCGAACTGCTCCGGTGGTTCGCCGGATAGGAGCTGTCCTTCTGCTTTCGCGAACTCCAGGTATCCGGAGACAATGCTGTTGAGACGGTCCGTCTCTTCGATGATATACCGGCTTTCATCGGCCTGTGATTTCTTGTGCAGCCGCTCTGCTGACGCGCGAATGATCATCAGAGGATTCCGAATCTCATGCGCCACCACGGCAACCATCCGACCAAGATAGCCGTGGGTCTGCGCCAGAAACAGATGCTGTTCGGCGCGGTTGAGGTTCCGCTGCAAGAGCAGGAACAGAAATCCCAATAGAAACCCCGCGATCAGCGAAAAGAGCGTGGCGTAGGTGAGGTTTTCTTTCAGACTGACCAGCGAATCGAAATAGTCCACACTGGCTTCCACACCAAGCACGGCCAGCGTAATACCCATAGTATCAACCAGCGGTGCGAACGCTGATTTGAGGTAGAACGCGCCGGTTTGATACGATGGTGTCACGATCGCCGCATGCCGACTGCTGTAAAAGAGTGAATCGATGAACGGTCCGTTGAGACCAGCCAGGAAATAGAGCGTGTCCGGCTCCTCTAAGGTGGTGGCCAGATAGCTGTAATTGTCGTCGAGAATGAACAACTCGGATAGTGAGTCCTCCAGCCGAATCCGGTCCAGGTAGCGGTTTACCTCAAGATACGCCTCGATATTGCCGTGGGTCAGACTGTCGACAGCGGCCGCGGATAGGCCTGCCGCACTGGTCTGGGCGACCGAGCGGAGTCGGCGAGCGAGTTGCTGTTCAAGGAGTGTCTCGGTATGCTGGTAATAGTACCACCAGGCGAGATTCACAAGCAGAACCAGAACCACCGTGAACAGCGCAACCGCGACATACCGTTTGGAGCGGGCCAGCATGGGGGAAGTAATTGTCTAACAAGGCGTGGAGTCAACCATTTGGATTGGCACAAGCCATAATGCCAAAGGCTGGTTCGATTTCCCAAATCGGTTGACATACCACCCGAAATCTGTATACTTGGGGCCGGTTGAAGCTTCTATTTCGATGACCCCATCGTCTAGTGGCCTAGGACATCGCCCTTTCACGGCGGTAACACGGGTTCGACTCCCGTTGGGGTCAGTGGATTTGCCACTCTTATTCTGACGCGTAAAGAGGGGTGGTGAATGGACTGGGGATCTCACGCGGCGTGTCGACTCCTTTTTTCCGTGAAGAGAGTTCTTGTTCGACCGAGTTGCCAT containing:
- a CDS encoding sigma-54 dependent transcriptional regulator — translated: MARILVVDDEPKMTSLICGTLEDSGHTVTTTTKPAEALTLLAKHAFDIVITDLSMPEISGMVVLEKALEKEGTEVVMMTAYGTVESAVSAMKKGAADYLLKPFSLDELTLLVKKLVDQQKQRSLSDHFRQVAAAGFADRFIGTSPAAVNVRRLVEQVARTETTVLLTGKSGTGKELAARMIHDLSPRHSQPFIAVNCAAITETLLESELFGHERGAFTGAVARKRGRFELAEGGTIFLDEIGEMSPNMQSKLLRVIEERKLVRVGGLDTVAIDVRIIAATNRDLKEATRTGAFREDLYFRLAVFPINMPSLSEREDDVLELAEYFLARQQFPHARLSAGVKELFRHYDWPGNIRELRNVLERAVILAAGEPLEPEDFSLEIDDAPVIRAPDIVGAPHAPGAGLEQSEKEMILSALTRAKGNKTDAARLLKITRRRLYSRMKVHGIPLE
- a CDS encoding HAMP domain-containing sensor histidine kinase; translation: MLARSKRYVAVALFTVVLVLLVNLAWWYYYQHTETLLEQQLARRLRSVAQTSAAGLSAAAVDSLTHGNIEAYLEVNRYLDRIRLEDSLSELFILDDNYSYLATTLEEPDTLYFLAGLNGPFIDSLFYSSRHAAIVTPSYQTGAFYLKSAFAPLVDTMGITLAVLGVEASVDYFDSLVSLKENLTYATLFSLIAGFLLGFLFLLLQRNLNRAEQHLFLAQTHGYLGRMVAVVAHEIRNPLMIIRASAERLHKKSQADESRYIIEETDRLNSIVSGYLEFAKAEGQLLSGEPPEQFDLTELLASSKRHLSEKYASHELIWFGSPPSSVMPMTGHPRSLRQVILNLLINGAEACLASDRPMAIGLSADEVGNTVIIRVSDHGPGIGKKELKRLFEPFYTTRQTGSGLGLYVSRKIIEEMGGTLRLDSREATGTTAIIELPKRTTT